One segment of Panicum virgatum strain AP13 chromosome 3K, P.virgatum_v5, whole genome shotgun sequence DNA contains the following:
- the LOC120698426 gene encoding uncharacterized protein LOC120698426, which produces MGDSSSSASYIRMVHHLIEKCICFNLNKEECMDALEKHAKINPVITSTVWKELEKENKEFFETYNRDRAERNIEAETMQRIQKMLAEAAASKTSDDES; this is translated from the exons ATGGGCGACTCCTCATCCTCAGCATCTTACATCAGGATG GTTCACCATCTGATAGAGAAGTGCATCTGCTTCAATCTGAACAAGGAAGAGTGCATGGATGCCCTGGAGAAGCATGCCAAGATCAATCCTGTCATCACTTCCACTG TGTGGAAGGAGCTGGAGAAGGAGAACAAGGAGTTCTTCGAGACGTACAACAGGGACCGCGCGGAGCGGAACATCGAGGCGGAGACGATGCAGCGGATCCAGAAGATgctcgccgaggcggcggccTCCAAGACCTCCGATGACGAGAGCTAG
- the LOC120698425 gene encoding uncharacterized protein LOC120698425 — MDDTDGRGKPDSRDEAHLGDEGAESEQDGHCRQHRLGILRGHTFIHLGNRPFSFLSPSFSGPMGGTSSGAAGRGSPAAPKVRAVPRVPRHGGRRRWTQRWLCLIASSLSPPHCLQPPQALPTLVCFYKDFAVTHGRA; from the exons ATGGACGACACCGACGGGCGGGGTAAGCCTGATAGCCGGGATGAAGCGCATCTCGGCGACGAAGGAGCGGAAAGCGAGCAAGATGGCCACTGCCGTCAGCACCGTCTTGGCATCCTCCGTGGCCACACGTTCATCCACTTGGGCAATaggcccttctccttcctctcgccCTCCTTCTCGGGGCCCATGGGCGGCACTTCGTCGGGAGCCGCGGGGCGAGGATCCCCCGCAGCACCGAAGGTGCGGGCGGTGCCACGAGTGCCCCGCCATGGTGGAAGGCGGCGGTGGACACAACGGTGGCTTTGCTTGATTGCTTCCTCTCTGTCTCCTCCTCATTGTCTGCAGCCTCCTCAAGCTCTTCCAACTTTAG TATGTTTCTACAAAGATTTTGCGGTTACTCATGGAAGGGCTTGA
- the LOC120701334 gene encoding uncharacterized protein LOC120701334, translating to MPCSAVWHTTMQPWLEQWDDEDENVVKPTGPHTDSSFRAYLTWYLPRTRARLVFPDTNPQPHQTSLRDGYAKHHVEALAGAVSLFIVFANGFKFIILFNMQADCSAYLTRVDHGSPMTQVEQREAWSRHRDHLRTVLQDFGSRVDYEESQGSSQASTSFSCPAMTHEPTSQPDQGRQWNTTAGFGLSSSFGHTGHWGQQGSHFVPQQGMEMFGGTAPVGGPYPGMGPPPSTPAYPGFYPDAGVGPSSSAQPGFVSDTFVPDSGGFNLEDLDNFTSLSPAEQGDPDVLGSSQLGGAPLGYSQQQTPQPSVRPQRQMRFPDRHTYSQGHVHAQQRAKSVRHRRGG from the exons ATGCCGTGCTCAGCCGTTTGGCACACCACGATGCAGCCGTGGTTGGAGCAATGGGACGATGAAGATGAGAACGTGGTCAAGCcgacaggaccacacacagacagctctttcagggcttacctcacctggtacttgcCTCGGACTCGGGCTCGTTTGGTCTTTCCTGACACgaacccgcagccacaccagacGAGTCTTCGGGATGGCTACGCCAAGCACCACGTGGaagcactagctggcgcggtgagtctcttcaTAGTGTTTGCAAATGGATTCAAATTCATAATATTATTCAATATGCAGGCGGACTGCTCTGCTTACCTCACGAGGGTGGATCACGGTTCCCCTATGACCCAGGTTGAGCAGAGAGAGGCATGGTCCAGGCACCGTGACCACTTGCGTACAGTACTGCAAGATTTTGGTAGCCGTGTGGACTATGAAGAGAGCCAAGGATCGTCACAGGCCTCGACGTCGTTCTCGTGTCCGGCGATGACACACGAGCCGACCTCTCAGCCAGATCAGGGACGTCAGTGGAACACTACTGCAG GATTCGGtctctcttcttccttcggCCATACTGGCCATTGGGGCCAACAAGGATCCCACTTCGTCCCACAGCAGGGGATGGAAATGTTTGGAGGGACAGCGCCAGTTGGGGGACCGTACCCAGGGATGGGACCGCCGCCATCGACACCAGCCTACCCAG gattctatcCAGATGCGGGCGTCGGACCTTCTTCCTCTGCACAACCTG GGTTCGTCTCAGACACGTTCGTTCCAGATAGCGGTGGCTTCAACTTAGAAGATCTCGACAACTTCACTTCCCTCTCACCCGCGgagcaaggtgaccccgatgtcttgggatcttcacagctaggaggagcaccacttggttactctcagcagcagacaccgcagccttCTGTGCGTCCTCAGCGACAAATGAGGTTtccggatcgtcacacctactcgCAGGGCCATGTccatgcccagcagagggcgaAGAGTGTCCGACACCGTCGGGGTGGCTAG